A portion of the Parasteatoda tepidariorum isolate YZ-2023 chromosome 5, CAS_Ptep_4.0, whole genome shotgun sequence genome contains these proteins:
- the LOC107456843 gene encoding AH receptor-interacting protein isoform X2 → MDQSPFTDGLTKKILYAGKCDVPDFKDGSKVIFHFQTQTIDKDGELKDIIDDSKKINRPMEIILGKQFKMPIWEECLKSMRTEEVAEFRVEKNLVDAYPLVSKSFREFAGISQNTKKGHCCGMMAYAEGVGHSDLDNLIRLPSDLAFTLELLKVELPGEYEKESWSMEPEEKLKSIPELKNIGNELYKNNQYEEAGKKYAEALGRLEQLLLREKPGDEEWVALDNLKIPILLNYAQCKLHQKDYYPVIEYTTQVLDKDKSNVKALYRRAKAYVGTWDLEPAQEDFSKVSELDPSFEKIVQKELKNIKALQKQKDDEMKSKLLGKV, encoded by the exons ATGGATCAATCACCATTTACAGATGGCCTgacgaaaaaaattctttatgctGGAAAGTGTGATGTTCCAGATTTTAAAGATGGTTCTAAG gttatttttcactttcaaaCCCAGACTATTGATAAAGATGGTGAATTGAAAGATATTATTGAtgatagcaaaaaaattaatcgaccaatggaaataatcttaggaaaacaatttaaaatgcctATATGGGAAGAGTGCTTGAAATCTATGAGAACAGAAGAAGTTGCTGAATTCAGAGTAGAAAAGAAT cttGTGGATGCATATCCTTTAGTGTCAAAGAGCTTTCGAGAATTTGCAGGTATATCGCAGAATACGAAGAAAGGTCATTGTTGTGGAATGATGGCTTATGCTGAAGGTGTAGGACACAGTGATTTAGATAATCTCATTAGACTTCCTTCAGATTTGGCTTTTACTTTAG AACTTTTAAAGGTGGAACTCCCTGGTGAATATGAGAAAGAATCCTGGTCAATGGAGCctgaagaaaaacttaaatctaTTCCTGAATTGAAAAACATTGGTAATgagctttataaaaataatcagtatGAAGAAGCTGGCAAGAAGTATGCAGAAGCATTAGGCAGGTTGGAGCAACTTTTGCTCAg agaaaaaccTGGTGATGAAGAATGGGTTGCTCTAGATAATTTGAAGATAcccattcttttaaattatgcacAGTGTAAACTTCATCAAAAAGATTATTATCCTGTCATAGAATATACGACACAAGTTTtagataaagataaaa gtAACGTGAAGGCATTATATAGGAGGGCTAAAGCTTATGTTGGTACTTGGGATCTGGAACCCGCACAAGAGGACTTTTCTAAAGTATCTGAGTTGGAtccatcttttgaaaaaattgtacaaaaagagttaaaaaatattaaagcattgcaaaaacaaaaagatgatgaaatgaaatcaaaacttctaggaaaagtataa
- the LOC107456843 gene encoding AH receptor-interacting protein isoform X1, whose protein sequence is MDQSPFTDGLTKKILYAGKCDVPDFKDGSKVIFHFQTQTIDKDGELKDIIDDSKKINRPMEIILGKQFKMPIWEECLKSMRTEEVAEFRVEKNLVDAYPLVSKSFREFAGISQNTKKGHCCGMMAYAEGVGHSDLDNLIRLPSDLAFTLELLKVELPGEYEKESWSMEPEEKLKSIPELKNIGNELYKNNQYEEAGKKYAEALGRLEQLLLREKPGDEEWVALDNLKIPILLNYAQCKLHQKDYYPVIEYTTQVLDKDKSKWGNVKALYRRAKAYVGTWDLEPAQEDFSKVSELDPSFEKIVQKELKNIKALQKQKDDEMKSKLLGKV, encoded by the exons ATGGATCAATCACCATTTACAGATGGCCTgacgaaaaaaattctttatgctGGAAAGTGTGATGTTCCAGATTTTAAAGATGGTTCTAAG gttatttttcactttcaaaCCCAGACTATTGATAAAGATGGTGAATTGAAAGATATTATTGAtgatagcaaaaaaattaatcgaccaatggaaataatcttaggaaaacaatttaaaatgcctATATGGGAAGAGTGCTTGAAATCTATGAGAACAGAAGAAGTTGCTGAATTCAGAGTAGAAAAGAAT cttGTGGATGCATATCCTTTAGTGTCAAAGAGCTTTCGAGAATTTGCAGGTATATCGCAGAATACGAAGAAAGGTCATTGTTGTGGAATGATGGCTTATGCTGAAGGTGTAGGACACAGTGATTTAGATAATCTCATTAGACTTCCTTCAGATTTGGCTTTTACTTTAG AACTTTTAAAGGTGGAACTCCCTGGTGAATATGAGAAAGAATCCTGGTCAATGGAGCctgaagaaaaacttaaatctaTTCCTGAATTGAAAAACATTGGTAATgagctttataaaaataatcagtatGAAGAAGCTGGCAAGAAGTATGCAGAAGCATTAGGCAGGTTGGAGCAACTTTTGCTCAg agaaaaaccTGGTGATGAAGAATGGGTTGCTCTAGATAATTTGAAGATAcccattcttttaaattatgcacAGTGTAAACTTCATCAAAAAGATTATTATCCTGTCATAGAATATACGACACAAGTTTtagataaagataaaagtaaGTGGG gtAACGTGAAGGCATTATATAGGAGGGCTAAAGCTTATGTTGGTACTTGGGATCTGGAACCCGCACAAGAGGACTTTTCTAAAGTATCTGAGTTGGAtccatcttttgaaaaaattgtacaaaaagagttaaaaaatattaaagcattgcaaaaacaaaaagatgatgaaatgaaatcaaaacttctaggaaaagtataa